Proteins encoded by one window of Primulina huaijiensis isolate GDHJ02 chromosome 1, ASM1229523v2, whole genome shotgun sequence:
- the LOC140967284 gene encoding LOW QUALITY PROTEIN: DNA glycosylase/AP lyase ROS1-like (The sequence of the model RefSeq protein was modified relative to this genomic sequence to represent the inferred CDS: inserted 2 bases in 1 codon): MSTECVRLLTLRHHAFPVDTNVGRILVRLGWVPLLPLPEDVHIHFLNDYSLVDTIQKYIWPRLCKILNKTLYECHYQIITFGKVFCTKXDCNACPMRGQCRHFASAYASARLRLPGVQGGSDDYEAQVKSCQNVMDMNSPLLVHCDDDVSRVGHIYFNSEPIVVFPPSPESASREMTERDIEDLGYESEDEIPILKLNQEEFTKNLLDFMEKTNFLNGEGTMSKELVALSPETASFPMPKLKFVGWLRTVHQVCEVPDSHPLLARFEKREPDGPCPYLLAIWRND; the protein is encoded by the exons ATGAGTACTGAGTGTGTGAGACTCTTGACACTCCGTCACCATGCCTTCCCg GTCGATACTAACGTTGGTCGGATTTTGGTGCGTCTTGGATGGGTCCCTCTTCTTCCACTTCCGGAGGATGTTCATATACATTTTTTAAACGA TTACTCTTTAGTGGATACCATCCAGAAGTACATCTGGCCACGTTTgtgcaaaattttaaataaaacact GTATGAATGCCATTACCAGATAATCACCTTTGGAAAG GTGTTTTGTACGAA AGATTGCAATGCGTGTCCAATGAGAGGACAATGCAGGCATTTTGCAAGTGCATATGCTAG TGCCAGGCTTCGCCTTCCAGGAGTGCAGGGAGGGAGTGATGATTATGAGGCTCAAGTTAAATCTTGTCAAAATGTTATGGATATGAATTCGCCTCTGTTGGTTCATTGTGATGATGATGTCTCGAGAGTAGGGCACATATACTTTAATTCAGAACCTATTGTAGTATTCCCCCCATCACCGGAGTCTGCATCTAGAGAAATGACAGAGCGTGACATTGAAGATTTGGGATATGAATCTGAAGATGAGATCCCCATCCTTAAACTCAATCAAGAAGAGTTCACTAAGAACTTACTGGATTTCATGGAGAAAACAAATTTCTTAAATGGAGAAGGTACAATGTCAAAAGAGCTGGTTGCCTTGAGCCCTGAAACTGCATCATTTCCCATGCCTAAGCTAAAGTTCGTGGGCTGGTTAAGGACAGTACACCAAGT CTGTGAAGTTCCAGATTCACACCCTCTTTTGGCAAGG TTTGAAAAACGAGAACCTGACGGTCCATGCCCATATCTTCTTGCAATATGGAGAAACG aCTGA